The Microcebus murinus isolate Inina chromosome 1, M.murinus_Inina_mat1.0, whole genome shotgun sequence genome includes a region encoding these proteins:
- the HTR1F gene encoding 5-hydroxytryptamine receptor 1F, which translates to MEFLNSSDQNLTSEELLNKMLPKILVSLTLSGLALMTTTINSLVIAAIIVTRKLHHPANYLICSLAVTDFLVAVLVMPFSIVYIVRESWIMGQVVCDIWLSVDITCCTCSILHLSAIALDRYRAITDAVEYARKRTPKHAGIMITVVWIISVFISMPPLFWRHQGTSQDDECIIKHDHIVSTIYSTFGAFYIPLALILILYYKIYRAAKTLYHKRQASRIAKEELNGQVLLESGEKSTRLVSTSYVLEKSLSDPSTDIDRIHNTVKSPRSEFKHEKSWRRQRISGTRERKAATTLGLILGAFVICWLPFFVKELVVNVCEKCKISEEMSNFLTWLGYLNSLINPLIYTIFNEDFKKAFQKLVRCRC; encoded by the coding sequence atggagtTCTTAAACTCATCCGATCAAAACTTGACCTCAGAGGAACTGTTAAACAAAATGCTACCCAAAATTCTGGTGTCCCTCACGCTCTCTGGGCTGGCACTGATGACAACCACCATCAACTCCCTTGTGATTGCTGCAATTATTGTGACCCGGAAGCTGCACCACCCGGCCAACTATTTAATTTGTTCCCTTGCCGTCACAGATTTTCTTGTAGCTGTCCTGGTGATGCCCTTCAGCATTGTGTATATTGTGAGAGAGAGCTGGATTATGGGGCAAGTGGTCTGTGACATTTGGCTGAGTGTGGATATTACCTGCTGCACATGCTCCATCTTGCATCTCTCAGCTATAGCTTTGGACCGGTACAGGGCAATCACAGATGCCGTTGAGTATGCCAGGAAAAGGACCCCCAAGCATGCTGGCATTATGATTACGGTAGTTTGGATTATATCCGTTTTTATCTCTATGCCTCCTCTATTTTGGAGGCACCAAGGAACTAGCCAAGATGATGAATGCATCATCAAGCACGACCACATTGTTTCCACTATTTACTCAACATTTGGAGCTTTCTACATCCCACTAGCATTGATTTTGATCCTCTACTACAAAATATACAGGGCAGCAAAGACATTATACCACAAGAGACAAGCAAGTAGGATTGCAAAAGAGGAGCTGAACGGCCAAGTCCTTTTGGAGAGTGGTGAGAAAAGCACTAGACTGGTCTCCACATCCTATGTGCTAGAAAAGTCTTTATCTGATCCATCAACAGACATTGATAGAATTCATAACACAGTGAAAAGTCCCAGGTCTGAATTCAAGCATGAGAAATCTTGGAGAAGGCAAAGGATCTCAGGCACAAGAGAACGCAAAGCAGCCACCACCCTGGGATTAATCTTAGGTGCATTTGTAATATGTTGGCTTCCTTTTTTTGTAAAAGAGTTGGTTGTTAATGtctgtgaaaaatgtaaaatttctgaaGAAATGTCAAATTTTTTGACATGGCTTGGATATCTCAATTCCCTTATAAATCCACTGATTTATACAATCTTTAATGAAGACTTcaaaaaagcatttcaaaaactTGTGCGATGTCGATGCtag